The DNA sequence TGAACCTGCCCGCCGCGCAATCGCTGCTCTACACCGTGCTTCTGGCGGAAGCCTATGCGCCGCAGGGTGACAGCAGCGCCGGTGACGCGCTGGCCCGCGCGCGCGTGAAAAAGCTCATGCAGCTTGGCGCGCTGGACCCGGCCCTGTCGCTGATCGAACAGGCAGGGGTCGCCACGTCGCCCGAGAATTACGATCTGTGGATGGACATCAGCCTGCTGACCGGAACCGAGGATCGCGCCTGCGACGTTCTGGGTGCCGCGCCCCATCTCACGCGCAACTACGCCACACGAATCTTCTGCGCCGCGCGTGCGGGCGATTGGGACAATGCCGCGCTGACCTTCGGCTCGGCGCAGGCGCTGGGATTGCTGCCGGACGAACAGCTGGCGTTGCTGGACCGCTTTCTGCACCCCGAGAGCTTTGAAGGCGCGGACCCGTTGCCGGTGCCGCGCGCCATGGACCCGCTGAGCTTCCGGCTGTTCGAAACGATCGGCGAACCGATGCCCACCGGCACCCTGCCCCGTGCCTTTGCCGTCGCGGACCTTCGCGACATCGCGGGCTGGAAAGCACAGCTCGAAGCGGCGGAACGGCTGACCCGCGCCGGTGCCCTGCCCGACAATCGGCTTCTGGGTCTTTACACCGACCGTGAGGCTGCGGCCTCCGGCGGGGTCTGGGACCGGGTGCGCGCCCTGCAGCGGTTCGAGACCGCGCTCGATACCGGCAGCGCCGATGCGGTGGCCAAGACGCTGCCCCCGGTCTGGATCGCCATGCAGGAGGCGGGGCTGGAAGTCGCCTTTGCCGGGCTTTTCGCAGAACGTCTGGCGCCCCTGCAGCTCGAAGGCCGCGCCGCCCGGATCGCCTTTGAGGTCTGCATGCTATCGCCGATTTACGAGACGGCCGCGGCCGATCCGTCAAGAGATGTCGCGAATACCGCCATGCTGAGCAGCATCGCCATGGGCGAAGCCCCGGCCACACGCCCCTCCGGCGCGTTGCCCGGCGCGGTGTTCGACGCATTCAACGGGGCCGCGCCGCGAGAGCGGCTGATCGCGACGGCACGTGACGGTCGCTTGGGCGAGGTCATTCTCGAAACCCTGGCGATGCTGCAAAAGGGGTCCCAGGGCGACACCACCGCGATGCGGGACGCCCTGGCGACGCTGCGTGCCCTGGGGCTGGAAGACACGGCCCGCCGTGCGGGGCTGCAAACCCTCCTGCTGGAGCGTTGAACCCCATGCAGACGTCAACCTTCCACTGGATTTCCACCTTTCTCGAAGCGCAGGCCGCCGAACTGGGGGCCGCCACCAACACCCAGCTTGCCTATGGTCGTGATCTGAAGGACTTCGACTGTTTTCTTGCGCGGGAACGGCTCGATTTCCTCTCCGCCACCCGCGCCGCGGTCGAAAATTACCTGATCTATTGCGACGCGCAGGGGCTGGCGAAATCCACCCGCGCCCGCCGCCTGTCGGCGATCAAGCAGCTGTACCGATTTGCCTTCGAGGAAGGGCTGCGCAGCGATAACCCGGCGATCCAGATTTCCGGCCCCGGCCAGGACAAACGCCTGCCCAAGATCCTGTCGGAGACCGAGGTCGACGCCCTTCTGGAGGCTGCGCGTGCCTCGGGGCGGTCGCAGTCTGATCAGACCCGCAACACCTGCCTGATGGAACTGCTTTATGCCACGGGCATGCGGGTCAGCGAGCTGGTAAGCCTGCCCATCGCCGCAACGCGGGGCGATCCGCGCCTTCTGCTGATCATGGGCAAAGGCGGCAAGGAACGGATGGTCCCGCTGTCACCGCCTGCGCGGACGGCGCTGGCCGAATGGCTGGTGCTGCGCGACAGGCTGGACGAACAGGCCCGCATGCGCAGGCAGCCCCCCTCGCGTTTCCTGTTTCCGTCGCGCGGAAAGCTGGGGCATCTGACCCGGCACAGGTTCTACCTGCTGATCAAGGAATTCGCCGTTGCCGCAGGGGTCGATCCCAAGAAGGTCACGCCGCATACGCTGCGGCACGCGTTTGCGACGCACCTGCTGGCCAATGGCGCGGATCTGCGGGCGATCCAGACCATGCTGGGCCACGCCGACGTTGCCACGACCGAGATTTATACGCATGTGCTGGAAGAACGGCTGTCAGAGCTGGTGCTTGAGCATCACCCGCTCGCCGCTGGACCGCCACCCGGCCCTGTCGGCAAGGCAACCGGCGACGGACACTAACTCTGGACCCGGGTTTGTTGCCCAACCGTTCCGCCTGCCCTTGAACGGGGCAGCGCGGGCCATCATACTTTGACAAACGCATTAACTGGACATCAATTCGCAAATGGACACTGGCACCACGATGATTGACGGCGCATTCTGGATCAGCTGCGGCATCATCCTGTTTCTTCTTGTGCTTTCGGGCTTCTTTTCCGGCTCGGAAACCGCGTTGACCGCCGCGTCGCGCGGCAAACTGCGTGCGCAGGCCGACAAGGGGTCGCGCGGGGCGGAACGGGCGCTCAAGATCACCGAGGACAACGAACGGCTGATCGGGTCGGTTCTGCTGGGCAACAACCTGGTGAACATTCTCGCCGCCTCGCTGGCGACGGCGCTGTTCACGCGCCTGTTCGGGGAAAGCGGCGTGGCCCTGGCGACGCTGGTGATGACACTGCTGGTGCTGGTCTTTGCCGAGGTGCTGCCCAAGACCTACGCCATCACCAACGCAGAAACCGCCGCCGCACTGGTGTCCCGGCCCATCGCGCTGGTCGTGCTGGTGTTCTCGCCCATGGTCACAGCCGTGCGGTTCTTCGTGCGCGGGGTGCTGCGGCTCCTGGGCGTACAGGTGGACCCGGACAGCAACATCCTCGCGGTGCGCGAAGAGATCGCGGGCGCGCTGCAACTGGGCCATTCCGAAGGCGTGGTCGAAAAGGAGGACCGCGACCGCATCCTGGGCGCTCTGGACCTGCGGGAACGGGTGGTCGAAGAGATCATGCTGCACCGTTCAGGGATCGAAATGATCGACGCCGACATGCCGCCCGAGGAAATCCTGAGCCAATGTCTCGAATCCAACCACACCCGCCTGCCGGTCTTTCGCGACGACCAGGAAAACATCATCGGCGTGATCCACGCCAAGGATCTGCTGCGGGCGATGTACAAGCTGATCGGCGGGCCCGAAGGCGATGCATCGGCGTTGAAGAACTTCGACGTCTCGACCGTTGCGATGAAGCCTTACTTCGTCCCCGAAACCTCGACACTCGACGAGCAGATGCGCCAGTTCCTGCGCCGCCGAACGCATTTCGCGCTGGTGGTGGACGAATACGGGTCACTCCAGGGGTTGATCACGCTGGAGGACATCCTGGAAGAGATCGTGGGCGAGATCACGGACGAGTTCGATCCCGACGCGGATCACCCTCTGGCCCCGGGCGAGGACGGGCACTACTACGTCGACGGGGCGATGACGATCCGCGACCTGAACCGGGCAACCGACTGGTCGCTGCCGGATGACGAGGCCAACACATTGGCGGGGCTGGTGATTCACGAGGCCCAGATGATCCCGACACCGGGGCAGGTGTTCTCGTTCCACGGCTTCCGCTTCGAAGTCATGGCGCGCGACGGCAACCGCATCACGCAGCTCAAGATCCGCCCCCTCTAGCCGGTCCTCATCGCGGTGGGGGCAGAAATGGCAATTGACCTTGCCCCCCGCGCTGAGCGCGATAGGTCTGCACCCATGAGAAAAGTGAAGGGCAGGATGATCAGTTTCGCCACCTTCGGCAAACAAGCCGAGCAGTCGACCACGCCGGGTGCCCCGTGCATCGGAATGCCGTGCGCATGAACGATTCTTCGTCCTCCCCGACCCGCGACGTCTCGTTGCTGCAGCTTTTGCCCAACATCCTCACGGTCACGGCGATCTGCGCGGGGCTCTCGGCCATCCGCTTTGGCGTGCAGGGCAATTACGTGCTGGCGGTGCAGCTGATCGTGGCGGCCTGCGTGCTCGACGGGGTGGACGGTCATCTGGCCCGGTTGCTCAAGAGCGACAGCAAGATCGGCGCAGAGCTCGACTCCCTCGCGGACTTCGTGAACTTCGGCGTCGCGCCGCCGCTGGTTCTGTATTTCTGGGCGTTGCAGGACGTGCGCAGCGCCGCCTGGCTGGCGGTGCTGTTCTACGCCATCTGCTGCGTGCTGCGGCTGGCCCGGTTCAACGTGGCGGCGCGCGAACCGCAGGCCGCCGACCCGCAGGTGCCGCCGGGGTATTTCACCGGCATCCCCTCGCCCGCGGGTGCGCTGCTGGTGTTGCTGCCTCTCTCGATCTCTTTCGCCTTTGCCAATGGGCCGCTTCTGCCCGACGTCGTGATCTGCCTGCACATGGTGGTGATCGGCCTGCTGATGATCAGCCGGGTGCCGACCTGGTCGATCAAGGCACTGCGCATTCGCCGCGCACAAATACCCTACGTGACACTCGGCGCCGTGCTGCTGGCCGCTGCACTGCTGACCTTTGCCTGGATCACGATGGTGACATTGTGCCTTGCCTATATCGCCATGGTGGTCTGGACCCTGATCGCCGGATCACCCCCCTCTTCCCGGAAGGAGAGCTGAAATGGAACTTGACGCCGTCACCCGCTCCTACGCCCGCTGGGCTCCCGTGTATGACCGAACCTTCGGTGCCATCACACAGGCTGGCCGAAGGCGTGCCGTCGCCCATATCAACAAGCGCACCGGCAGCGTGCTGGAGGTGGGCGTGGGAACCGGGCTGTCGCTGGAGAAATACGCGCCTCACCTGTCGGTCACGGGCATTGATTTCTCGGAGGACATGCTGGAAAAAGCCCTCAAGCGCGTGGATACCGAGCGCCTCGACCATGTGACCGAGCTGCGGCAGATGGATGCGCGGCAGCTTGACTTCCCCGATGCCTCCTTCGACACGGTGGCGGCGATGCATGTGCTGTCCGTCGTGCCGGAACCCAAGCGCGTGATGGCCGAGATCGCGCGGGTCCTGAAGCCCGGCGGCCAGGTCGTGATCACCAATCACTTCACCCGCGAGAGCGGCGTGCTGGGCAGGATCGAGCGCATTTCAGCCCCCTTTGCCGATACGCTGGGCTGGCATTCGGATTTCTCGATCGACACCGTGCTGCAACAGCCCACCCTGCGCATCGTGGCGCAGGACGGGCTGCCGCCGCTTGGGATGATGACTTTCCTGGTGCTGGAAAAGGCAGACAGCTGACAGCTGGCCCCGGCGTTCTCCGGGACCTTTGCGCCAGAGCCTTCGGCCAGGTCATGCGCGCAGCCGCGTGCCCGCGGGGTCGAAGGGGGGCGCGTCAAGCACGGTGGCGCGGTGCGGCTGGCCCAGGACCATCACCTCTACCGCGTCGCCCGGACCGGCGTCGCGGACAAACCCCAGCGCCAGGGATTTGCCGACCGAGTAGCCATAGGCGCCCGAGCTTACCCGCCCGATGCCCCTGCCATCCTTGAAGATCGGCTCGCCGCCCGTCGCATCCGCGTTGGACGCGTCGGTCTGAGCGCCGTCCAGCTCCAGGATGACCAGATGTTCCCGCGCAGGCTTGGCCAGGGTCAGCATCACCGCCTCCTTGTTCAGGAAATCCTTGTCCATCTTGCACAGCCGGTCCAGCCCGACCTCCTGCGGCCAGTACTCCGGCGAATACTCGCGGCTCCACGATCCGTATCCCTTTTCGATCCTCAGCGACATCAGGGCGCGGCTGCCGACCGGGCCTGCCCCCATGTCGCGCCCCGCCGCCAGCAGCGCCTGCAGCAGGCGGGGCTGATCGGCAGTGGCGCAATGCAGCTCCCAGCCCAGATCGCCGGTAAAGGACACCCGCAACGCCAGCACATCGATCCCCGCCAGGGTGATCCATTTCGACCGCATGAAGGGGAAATCGGGCGTCGCCAGCGAGGTGTTGGTCAGCTTTTGCAACAGATCCCGCGATTTCGGCCCCGCGACGTTGAAGCCGCAGATGTCCACCGTCAGGCTGTCGAATGTCGTGCCCTCCGGCAGGGGCAGCGCGCCGAAGAACCGTTGGTGATAGCGTTCGGCCATGCCGGATCCGATGATCCAGAATTCATCCTCCGCCAGCCGCGTCACGGTGAAATCCCCGGCGATCCCGCCCCGCGTGCCGATCAGCGGGGTCAGACAGGACCGCCCCACGGCCTTGGGCATGGTATTGGCGAAGAGCGCGTTCAGCCAGCTTTCCGCGCCCGGCCCCTTGCAGCGGTATTTGGCGAAGTTCGAAATGTCGATGATGCCTGCATGTTCACGCAGCATCCGCGCCTCGCGGCCCACCTGATCCCACCAGCCCTGGCGGGTGAAGCCGTGGGTTTCGTCCTCTGACCCCACCGGCTGGCCATAATACAGCGGATGTTCCCAGCCGTAGTTCAGGCCAAACACCGCCCCAAGCTCCCGCTGCATCTGATAGGCCGGGCGCATCCGCATGGGGCGGCCCGCGCTGCGTTCCTCGCCCGGAAAATGGATTTTGAAGCGGTTGGCATATTGGTCGCCCACCCGCGCCCTGGTAAAGGCCGCATCGGCCCAGTCCCCGAACCGGGCCATGTCCCAGGCGAACATGTCATACCGTGTCTCGCCGCTGACGATCCAGTCGGCGGCCAAGAGCCCCATGCCGCCCGATTGCGAGAATCCCGGAATGATCCCGTTGCAGCAGAAGTAGTTGCGCAGTTCCGGCACCGGGCCGAACAGCACGTTGGAATCGGGCGACCAGATCATCGGTCCGTTGATCACCCGCTTGATACCGGCTTCGCCCACCGCCGGCACCCGTTCGATGGCGCGCAACATGTTGGGCTCGATCCGCTCAAGATCATCGGCAAACAGCTCGTGGCCGAAGCCCTGCGGCGTGCCCTCCTCTGCCCAGTAGCGCAGGTCCTTCTCGTAGGCGCCGACCAGCAGGCCCTTGCCCTCCTGCCGCAGATAGTATTCGCCGTCCCGGTCCGCGACCGATGGCAGGCGGCGGTCCATCCCGGCAATCTCGGCAATGGTTTCGGTCACGAAATACTGGTGCTCGGTCGGTTGCAGCGGCAGTGTGATGCCCGCCAACGCAGCCACCTCCCGCCCCCAGAGACCGGCGGCGTTCACCACCCACTGCGTGTGAATATCGCCCTTTCCGGTCCGCACGATCCAGCTGCCGTCCGGCTGCTGTTCGGTCCCGGTAACGGGGCAGAAGCGGATGATCTCGGCCCCGTTCTGCCGCGCCCCCACGGCATAGGCGTTGGTCACGCCCGAGGGATCCACGTTGCCGCCGTTTTCCTCGAACATGATGCAGCGGATGCCGTCGAAATCGACCAGCGGGTGCAGCGCCTCGGCCTCCGCGCGGTCGACCTCGCGGAACGGCAGGCCATAGTATTTTGCCTTGGCCGCCTGCAGGCGCAACTGGTGTTCCCGCGCCTCGGTCTGCGCCAGATAAAGCGATCCGGGCTGGAACACGCCGCAGCTTTGCCCCGTCTCGGCCTCAAGCGCGTTGTAGAGGTCCATCGTGTAGTTCTGAATGCGCGTGATGTTGTTGTTGTCGTGCAGCCCGTGGATATTGGCAGCCGCGTGCCACGTGCTGCCCGACGTCAGCTCCGAGCGTTCCAAGAGCACCACATCGGTCCACCCCAGCTTGGTCAGGTGATAGAGGATGGAGCAGCCGATAACGCCGCCCCCGATGATAACTGCCTGGGCATGGCTGCGCATGGGTCCGTCCTGCACTTGGTGTGTCGCCCCTACCCTGATCCCCTGGCGGCCCGAACGATTGCCCCTTAGCGACACATGCCGTCGCCCCGTGACATGGCGCGCGAGAGGTGCCCGATATCAGCTCTTCATCTCCAATCCATCATGCGGGGGACCGCCGCTGGCCAGCTTTTCCGACACCGCGTCGCGCACGCGCCGCGCCGCGCTGTTCATCAGCCGCTCACGATCCGGACCAAAGGAGATTTCGCCCAACGCGCGCTCCAGGTGGATTTCGGCGGCTTTCGCCGCGGCGTCCCGCAATCCGTCGTCAGGGTGCTGCATCAGCCCTGCCAGGGTCGCCTGAAGGGTCTGCTGCACTTCGACCACGCTGCTGCCGTCGCGGGCCAATGCGCCAAAGGCGTCCTGGATCAGGTCGGCCGGATCAAGCGGCGCGACATAAATATTGTCGAGTTTCTCGTCGCGATCCTGCGCGATCTCGTCCTTGTAATTGGTCAGGACCCGCCCGATCCGGGAAATCACGTCAATCGCGGTGCCGGGATCGTTCACGCCCGGCGACAGCGCCTTGGAGGCGACCTCGCCCATGACGATCAGGCCAAAGCGCGGATCCTGGTCATAGGTGCGCAGATCGCCGATGTTGATGCTTTCGCGGATGCCCTTTTCGAGGGTTTCGTCGGTGTGTTCGTCGTCCACCGGATCGCCGACCCGCACAAAGCTGAGAAGCGGCTCATTGATGAAAACGAAACTGCCCACGTTGCGCGTCAGGTAAAGCTCGACGCCGTGATTTTCCGCCACGCGGTTCAGCGCCTCCGGGTAGATCAGCTGCACGTAGCCCGATTGTTCCGCGCGGATCACCTCGGCGTCGTCCGGCACACCATCCGTCAGCGCCCGCGCGCCAAGGCACGGGTTTTCAAGCCGGTCGGTGAACTGCCTGCGGGTCACCTCCTCGATCTGGCGGGTCGTGTCGATCAGACTGCCGAAGCTCTGCAAATGGAGCGTCCAACGGATCAGGTAGATCACGATCACCGCCAGCACGATCACCGTCATGATGAACAGCACGAAGGCGCGTTCGTCCACGTAGATGCCTAGTTCGCGCATGATGATGGCGATCAGCGCATAGACGTAAGCCCCGATGAAGACCGCCAGCGTGTTCTGCGTGGTCCGGTCCTGGATGATCAGCCGGTGGATCCGTGGGGTCCACTGGGTCGAGGACGCGCGGTAGACCGACACCATAACCGTCAGCGAAAAGGTAGTCACCGCCAACATGGCGTTGGCAATGATCGACAACAGCCGGTCCGCCGCGCTGCCGGTCAGGGAGGTCGCGATTTCGTCGGGCACGAAGCCTTCGATCAGCTGGGTCAGGCCTAGCGACAGGATCGCCATGAACCCCATCAGCACCACTCTGACCCACAATTTACGGGTATATTCCCGCGATTTGCGGATCAGGGTCGACGGGATCAGGAAATCAATATTCATGGTGTGTTATCTAGCGGCAATTCGCCCGCGTCCAGCGGCGAGGGTGCATTGTTTGCGGCACTGCCGAAGGCAGGATGTGCCAGAATCGACATATCCGGTCGGAAAACAACATGCCTGTGGCATCGGCGGACGGCACCACTGGATCAGGCAGATACCGGAGGCACCCCATGCAAACCACCACCCGCGTCCTGATCATCGGCGGGGGCGTCGTCGGCGCATCCGTCCTCTATCACCTGACAAAGCTGGGGTGGCGGGACGTCATGCTGGTCGAGCGGTCCGAGCTGACATCGGGGTCGACATGGCACGCGGCGGGCGGGTTCCACACGCTGAACGGCGACACCAACATGGCCGCGCTTCAGGGGTACACCATCCGGCTTTACAAGGAGCTGGAAGAGATCACCGGCATGTCCTGCGGGCTGCACCATGTCGGCGGCGTGACGCTGGCGGACAACCGCGACCGGTTCGACATGCTGCTGGCGGAACGGGCCAAGCACCGGTTCATGGGCCTTGATACCGAGATCGTGACACCGGAAGA is a window from the Sulfitobacter sp. THAF37 genome containing:
- a CDS encoding site-specific tyrosine recombinase XerD, yielding MQTSTFHWISTFLEAQAAELGAATNTQLAYGRDLKDFDCFLARERLDFLSATRAAVENYLIYCDAQGLAKSTRARRLSAIKQLYRFAFEEGLRSDNPAIQISGPGQDKRLPKILSETEVDALLEAARASGRSQSDQTRNTCLMELLYATGMRVSELVSLPIAATRGDPRLLLIMGKGGKERMVPLSPPARTALAEWLVLRDRLDEQARMRRQPPSRFLFPSRGKLGHLTRHRFYLLIKEFAVAAGVDPKKVTPHTLRHAFATHLLANGADLRAIQTMLGHADVATTEIYTHVLEERLSELVLEHHPLAAGPPPGPVGKATGDGH
- a CDS encoding HlyC/CorC family transporter yields the protein MDTGTTMIDGAFWISCGIILFLLVLSGFFSGSETALTAASRGKLRAQADKGSRGAERALKITEDNERLIGSVLLGNNLVNILAASLATALFTRLFGESGVALATLVMTLLVLVFAEVLPKTYAITNAETAAALVSRPIALVVLVFSPMVTAVRFFVRGVLRLLGVQVDPDSNILAVREEIAGALQLGHSEGVVEKEDRDRILGALDLRERVVEEIMLHRSGIEMIDADMPPEEILSQCLESNHTRLPVFRDDQENIIGVIHAKDLLRAMYKLIGGPEGDASALKNFDVSTVAMKPYFVPETSTLDEQMRQFLRRRTHFALVVDEYGSLQGLITLEDILEEIVGEITDEFDPDADHPLAPGEDGHYYVDGAMTIRDLNRATDWSLPDDEANTLAGLVIHEAQMIPTPGQVFSFHGFRFEVMARDGNRITQLKIRPL
- the pssA gene encoding CDP-diacylglycerol--serine O-phosphatidyltransferase, whose translation is MNDSSSSPTRDVSLLQLLPNILTVTAICAGLSAIRFGVQGNYVLAVQLIVAACVLDGVDGHLARLLKSDSKIGAELDSLADFVNFGVAPPLVLYFWALQDVRSAAWLAVLFYAICCVLRLARFNVAAREPQAADPQVPPGYFTGIPSPAGALLVLLPLSISFAFANGPLLPDVVICLHMVVIGLLMISRVPTWSIKALRIRRAQIPYVTLGAVLLAAALLTFAWITMVTLCLAYIAMVVWTLIAGSPPSSRKES
- a CDS encoding class I SAM-dependent methyltransferase yields the protein MELDAVTRSYARWAPVYDRTFGAITQAGRRRAVAHINKRTGSVLEVGVGTGLSLEKYAPHLSVTGIDFSEDMLEKALKRVDTERLDHVTELRQMDARQLDFPDASFDTVAAMHVLSVVPEPKRVMAEIARVLKPGGQVVITNHFTRESGVLGRIERISAPFADTLGWHSDFSIDTVLQQPTLRIVAQDGLPPLGMMTFLVLEKADS
- a CDS encoding FAD-dependent oxidoreductase; this encodes MRSHAQAVIIGGGVIGCSILYHLTKLGWTDVVLLERSELTSGSTWHAAANIHGLHDNNNITRIQNYTMDLYNALEAETGQSCGVFQPGSLYLAQTEAREHQLRLQAAKAKYYGLPFREVDRAEAEALHPLVDFDGIRCIMFEENGGNVDPSGVTNAYAVGARQNGAEIIRFCPVTGTEQQPDGSWIVRTGKGDIHTQWVVNAAGLWGREVAALAGITLPLQPTEHQYFVTETIAEIAGMDRRLPSVADRDGEYYLRQEGKGLLVGAYEKDLRYWAEEGTPQGFGHELFADDLERIEPNMLRAIERVPAVGEAGIKRVINGPMIWSPDSNVLFGPVPELRNYFCCNGIIPGFSQSGGMGLLAADWIVSGETRYDMFAWDMARFGDWADAAFTRARVGDQYANRFKIHFPGEERSAGRPMRMRPAYQMQRELGAVFGLNYGWEHPLYYGQPVGSEDETHGFTRQGWWDQVGREARMLREHAGIIDISNFAKYRCKGPGAESWLNALFANTMPKAVGRSCLTPLIGTRGGIAGDFTVTRLAEDEFWIIGSGMAERYHQRFFGALPLPEGTTFDSLTVDICGFNVAGPKSRDLLQKLTNTSLATPDFPFMRSKWITLAGIDVLALRVSFTGDLGWELHCATADQPRLLQALLAAGRDMGAGPVGSRALMSLRIEKGYGSWSREYSPEYWPQEVGLDRLCKMDKDFLNKEAVMLTLAKPAREHLVILELDGAQTDASNADATGGEPIFKDGRGIGRVSSGAYGYSVGKSLALGFVRDAGPGDAVEVMVLGQPHRATVLDAPPFDPAGTRLRA
- a CDS encoding DUF2254 domain-containing protein → MNIDFLIPSTLIRKSREYTRKLWVRVVLMGFMAILSLGLTQLIEGFVPDEIATSLTGSAADRLLSIIANAMLAVTTFSLTVMVSVYRASSTQWTPRIHRLIIQDRTTQNTLAVFIGAYVYALIAIIMRELGIYVDERAFVLFIMTVIVLAVIVIYLIRWTLHLQSFGSLIDTTRQIEEVTRRQFTDRLENPCLGARALTDGVPDDAEVIRAEQSGYVQLIYPEALNRVAENHGVELYLTRNVGSFVFINEPLLSFVRVGDPVDDEHTDETLEKGIRESINIGDLRTYDQDPRFGLIVMGEVASKALSPGVNDPGTAIDVISRIGRVLTNYKDEIAQDRDEKLDNIYVAPLDPADLIQDAFGALARDGSSVVEVQQTLQATLAGLMQHPDDGLRDAAAKAAEIHLERALGEISFGPDRERLMNSAARRVRDAVSEKLASGGPPHDGLEMKS